GCGGTCCCGGGAGACGCTTGGTCGGATCCCGGAAAATCCTTTATTTACTTGAATTTGAAGAACAAAAACGAGCCGTTCAGTCAGGTTGTGTGACAGGGAGGGCCCTTTCTCCAATTCTCGCAAGGGTTTTGTGAAGATTGCGTAAATGATGGGCCCGCTTGGGCGGCCCCAGCGGCAGCCCTTGGGTGTTTTTTTGACGTTTTGGGTGTTTTTCAGGTCGCTGGCTCCACTCCTCGCCGGCGCCGGCCCGGCGAGGAGCCGGGAGCATTCGGGGGCTGGGGCGGCGACTTGGGGGCGCCACCGCCGTTCAGGAGTTGATCAGCTCTTTCAGGTCCTTGCCCGGTTTGAAATAGGGAACCCGCTTGGCGGGAACGTGGACCTTGGCGCCGGTCTTGGGGTTGCGTCCGATGCGGGCCGCGCGGTTGCGGAGCCGAAAGCTTCCAAAGCCTCTCAATTCGACTTTGGAGCCGCTCTTCAGAGAATGGACGATGCTGTCCAGGACGGCCTGGACGACCACCTCGGCTTCCTTTCTGGTGAGGCTTGAGCCGCCGGCGACCCGCTCAACCAGTTCGGCTTTAGTCATTTTTTTGTTCTCGCTGCGTCGATGGCCCGCTGCTTGAGGCCACCCAGTTGGCTGCCCGCCAGTTCGCCAATGGAGGTCTTGCCCACCTCCGGCCGGTAGGACCAGGTTTCCCGGTGGTCCCGCTCAACCAGGGCCTTCAGGGAAAGCCCGATTTTCCGCTCGAGGAGATTGAGCTTTATGATCTCGAAATCGAGCTCCTGGCCCACCGAGACGTGGGATGTGGGGTCCTCGACCCGCTCTTCGGACAACTCGGAGATGTGGCAGAGTCCTTCGACGCCCTCGTCCAGCTCCACGAATGCGCCGAACGAGGTCAGCCGCACCACCTTGCCCGGGACGCGGTCCCCAACTTGATGCCGCGAGAAAAAATCCTCCCACTTGTCGGGTCCCAGCTGCTTGATCCCGAGCGACAGGCGTTGGCTTTCGCCGTCGACGCTCAGCACCACCGCGGTGACGTCGTCCCCTTTCTTGAGAACCTCCGACGGATGCTTGATTTTTTTCGTCCAACTCAGGTCGGAGATATGGACCAATCCCTCGATTCCCTCCTCCACCTCGACGAAGGCGCCGAAATCGGTCAGATTCCGGACGGTGCCGTTGACCACGGAATTGATCGCGTAGCGCTCCTCGACCGAATCCCAGGGATTCGGTTCGGTCTGTTTCATCCCCATGGAGATGCGGCGGGCCTTGGCGTCGACGTCGAGGACGACAGCCTGGACCTGGTCGCCGACGGAAAGGATCTTGGAAGGATGCTTGATCCGGCGGTTCCAGGTCATTTCGGAAATGTGAATGAGTCCCTCGACACCCTCCTCCAATTCGACGAAGGCGCCGTAGTCGGTGATGCTGACGACCACCGAAGGGACGCGGGACCCGCGCGGGTACCGTTGGGCCACGGTGTACCAGGGATCGGTGGTGAGCTGCTTGTATCCCAGGGAGACCTTCTCGTCGATTCGGTCGAACTTGAGAACCTTGACATCGATCTTGTCTCCGACCTTGAAGAGGTCGGAAGGGTGGTTGACCCGCCCCCAAGACATGTCGGTGATGTGAAGCAGGCCGTCGATGCCGCCCAAGTCGACAAAGGCGCCGTAGTCGGTGATGTTCTTTACGACTCCCGGGGTGACCTTCCCCTCCTCGAGGCTGCGGAGGGTTTCCTCCTTCCGCTTGAAGTATTCTTCCTCCAGGACGGCCTTTCGCGACAGCACAATGTTGCCGCGGCGCTTGTTTACCTTGATCACCCGGAGCTGGAGTTCCTGGTCGCGCAAGCTGTCCAGGTTCCGAACCGGATGCATGTCCACCTGGGAGCCCGGCAGGAAGGCGCGAACCCCGATATCGACCGAGAGCCCCCCCTTCACCCGCTCGATGACGCGCCCCTGGATCACCGCCTGTTCCTGGTAGGCGCGCTCGATGCTGTCCCAGATCTTCATTCTCTCGGCCTTCTCGCGAGAGAGAATCACGCCGCCGTCCAACGTCTCCGAATTCTCCATCAGAACGTCGACCGTGTCGCCGGCCTTGACGTTGACCACGCCGCCCCGCTCACGGAACTCGCCGATGGGGACCAGGCCTTCGGACTTGAATCCAATATCCACGAGAACATGGGAATCGGAGACCTCGATGACCGTTCCGGGGATCACCTCGCCCTCGGAGAGGTTCTTGAAACTTGTATCGTACGCTTCGACCAGCGCATCGCGATCAAGGTCGTCGGCGATCTCGATGGTGGGGAGTGCGACGTTGGAAAGCCCCGCAGCAATCAGGCTTTCAAGCTCTTTGTCGGTTCCGGTTGGAGCCATCCGCTAAGTTCCTCCTGCTGGCCGGCGCGATCTATCCTGGCGGACTGCAAACTCCCCCCTGTCCTCACCGGCCGACATACTCATTCAAGGAGGGAACAATCAGAATAGGATATTCCGGTCGCCTTCCGCAACCGGCGCAGCGCGCGAAGCTGTTCATTTAGCGTCGGTCCGCCTGGATTGTCAAGCGCCGCGGTCCGGACGCTCGAGGCGGAAGAAACGAGCCCCCGGGCTGGCCGGCTCGACTGGGCGGGGCCGATTTGCTAAACTTCGCGGCGGCTGCATGCGAGGCGAGTGAGAAAGGGGAGCGGTCAGAGATGAAAGCAGGCATCCATCCCGAATACGGCGTCGTCACGGTGCGCTGTGCGTGCGGCGCGGGGTGGGAAACCCGATCCACCCACAAGGGCCAATTGCGCCTCGATATCTGCTCCAGTTGCCATCCCTTTTTCACCGGTAAGCAGAAGCTGATAGACACCGCAGGCCGCGTCGAGCGGTTCCAGAGGAAGTACGGCCTCATCAAATAGGAGGCTGCGGTGACGGTTCAGCGTCGCACTGGCGCCGGTGTTGCGCCCGAATGCCGTGGCGACTCTCGCCGCGGGACCCTGGAACCCCAAACCGGAGTCGGGGAGACGAGTCTTCCCAAGCCCCCGCCATGTTAGAGAAATTGCGCGCCCTGGAGGCAGACTACGAGCAGATTTCCCGGCAATTGGGAGATCCCCAGGTCGTTGCCTCCCGGGATCGTTACCGGGAGGCCGCAAGAACCTATGCGGAGTTGCGTCCACTGGTCGAAAAATACCGGGCGTACCGGCGCGCCCTCCACGAGGCAAAGGATCTCGAGGAGATGGCCGGGGCCGAGACGGATTTTGAATTGGCGGAGTTGGCGAAGGCTGAGTTGACGTTGCTCGAGGTCCGCCTTGCCGAGCAGGAAGGGGAGTTGCGCATCCTGCTTCTGCCGCGCGACCCCAACGACGAAAAGAACGCGATCCTGGAGATCCGCGCCGGCACGGGGGGCGTCGAAGCCAGCCTGTTCGCCCAGGAAGTTTTCCGCATGTACGTCAGGTATGCCGAGTCGCACGGGTGGAGGGTGGACATCATCTCCGCTCATGCCACCGATGCGGGCGGACTGAAAGAAGTGAGCGCCACCATCGAAGGCAAGCAGGTTTACGGACGTCTCAAGTTTGAAAGCGGCGTGCACCGCGTCCAACGCGTGCCCCAAACCGAGACCCAGGGAAGGGTTCACACTTCCGCCGTAACGGTCGCGGTCTTGCCGGAAGCGGATGACGTCGATGTCAAGATCCAGCCCAAGGACCTTCGGTGGGACACCTACTGCTCCTCCGGTCCCGGTGGCCAGTCGGTGAATACGACCTACTCGGCAGTCCGTGTCACGCACATTCCCACCGGGGAGGTCGTGACCTGCCAGGACGAGAAGTCGCAGCTCAAGAACAAGAACAAGGCGCTCAAGGTGTTGAGGTCGCGGTTGTACGAGCGGGCTCGCCGGGACCGTCACGACGAGATGGCGGCCACTCGCCGCGCCTTGGTCGGCAGCGGAGACCGCAGCGAGAAGATCCGGACCTACAACTTTCCCCAGAACCGCATCACCGACCACAGGATCGGCGTCACGCTGCACCGGCTGGAGGCCGTTCTGGGGGGCGCGCTCGACGACATCCTCGATCGCCTGACCGCTTTCGATCAGGCTGAAGCGCTGAAAGCACAGAAAATTGCTTGACACGCACCTGGACAGGATTCCGACGGAGTTGACGGTGGGGGACGCGGTTCGGCAGGGAACCTCGTGCCTCAAGCGGAAACGCATCCGCAATCCCCGCCTGGATGCGGAGTTGATGCTGGGTTCCCTTCTGGGGCGCTCCCGTGCGTACCTGCTGGCGCACCCCGAACTGCGCTTGGACCCGGTCCAGGCCGGGAGATGGACGAGCTGGCTCCGGAAGCGGGCGGGGCACTATCCGATCCAGTATTTGTTGGGGAATCAGGAGTTTTACGGAAGGGATTTCGCCGTTGGACCGGGCGTGCTGATCCCACGGCCGGAAACAGAGCTGTTGGTGGATGTCTGCCTGGAACGGATCGACGCCATGGCTCTGCCGAACCCGACAGTGCTCGACGTGGGAACGGGTTCGGGGGCCATTGCGGTGACCTTGGCCGCCGAACGGCCGCGGCTCCGGGTAACGGCCACGGATATTTCAGGCCGCGCCCTGGCGGTGGCCAGGCGGAACGCGGAGCGCTACGGTTGCGAATCCCGGATCGAGTTTTTGGAGGGGCGAAACCTGACGCCGTTGGAGGGGCGGGCCACCCGCTGGGATCTTGTGGTATCGAATCCCCCCTATGTCTCAACAGCCGACCGGGACCGGGTCGACCGGTCCGTGGCCGCGTATGAGCCCGGAGCCGCCGTCTTTGCGGGTCCCGACGGTCTGGAGATGTACGAAACGTTGCTGAAGGGATGTCCGTCGGTCATGACGCCGACGAGCCCTCTGGTATTGGAGATCGATGCAGGCGCCCGGGGGCGTGTGTGCCGCTTGGCGCGGCGCCGGAACTGGCGCGCCGTGGAGACGCGGAGAGATTTGGCAGGCATCGAACGATGTCTGGTGTTGGTCCGGAGGAACCACGGCGAGGTGTACGATGAGTGATTGCCTGTTCTGCCGGATCGTGAACGGAGAGCTTCACGCGGCA
This Acidobacteriota bacterium DNA region includes the following protein-coding sequences:
- the rpmE gene encoding 50S ribosomal protein L31: MKAGIHPEYGVVTVRCACGAGWETRSTHKGQLRLDICSSCHPFFTGKQKLIDTAGRVERFQRKYGLIK
- the prfA gene encoding peptide chain release factor 1, which codes for MLEKLRALEADYEQISRQLGDPQVVASRDRYREAARTYAELRPLVEKYRAYRRALHEAKDLEEMAGAETDFELAELAKAELTLLEVRLAEQEGELRILLLPRDPNDEKNAILEIRAGTGGVEASLFAQEVFRMYVRYAESHGWRVDIISAHATDAGGLKEVSATIEGKQVYGRLKFESGVHRVQRVPQTETQGRVHTSAVTVAVLPEADDVDVKIQPKDLRWDTYCSSGPGGQSVNTTYSAVRVTHIPTGEVVTCQDEKSQLKNKNKALKVLRSRLYERARRDRHDEMAATRRALVGSGDRSEKIRTYNFPQNRITDHRIGVTLHRLEAVLGGALDDILDRLTAFDQAEALKAQKIA
- the prmC gene encoding peptide chain release factor N(5)-glutamine methyltransferase — its product is MLDTHLDRIPTELTVGDAVRQGTSCLKRKRIRNPRLDAELMLGSLLGRSRAYLLAHPELRLDPVQAGRWTSWLRKRAGHYPIQYLLGNQEFYGRDFAVGPGVLIPRPETELLVDVCLERIDAMALPNPTVLDVGTGSGAIAVTLAAERPRLRVTATDISGRALAVARRNAERYGCESRIEFLEGRNLTPLEGRATRWDLVVSNPPYVSTADRDRVDRSVAAYEPGAAVFAGPDGLEMYETLLKGCPSVMTPTSPLVLEIDAGARGRVCRLARRRNWRAVETRRDLAGIERCLVLVRRNHGEVYDE
- the rpsA gene encoding 30S ribosomal protein S1, with the translated sequence MAPTGTDKELESLIAAGLSNVALPTIEIADDLDRDALVEAYDTSFKNLSEGEVIPGTVIEVSDSHVLVDIGFKSEGLVPIGEFRERGGVVNVKAGDTVDVLMENSETLDGGVILSREKAERMKIWDSIERAYQEQAVIQGRVIERVKGGLSVDIGVRAFLPGSQVDMHPVRNLDSLRDQELQLRVIKVNKRRGNIVLSRKAVLEEEYFKRKEETLRSLEEGKVTPGVVKNITDYGAFVDLGGIDGLLHITDMSWGRVNHPSDLFKVGDKIDVKVLKFDRIDEKVSLGYKQLTTDPWYTVAQRYPRGSRVPSVVVSITDYGAFVELEEGVEGLIHISEMTWNRRIKHPSKILSVGDQVQAVVLDVDAKARRISMGMKQTEPNPWDSVEERYAINSVVNGTVRNLTDFGAFVEVEEGIEGLVHISDLSWTKKIKHPSEVLKKGDDVTAVVLSVDGESQRLSLGIKQLGPDKWEDFFSRHQVGDRVPGKVVRLTSFGAFVELDEGVEGLCHISELSEERVEDPTSHVSVGQELDFEIIKLNLLERKIGLSLKALVERDHRETWSYRPEVGKTSIGELAGSQLGGLKQRAIDAARTKK
- a CDS encoding integration host factor subunit beta, with the translated sequence MTKAELVERVAGGSSLTRKEAEVVVQAVLDSIVHSLKSGSKVELRGFGSFRLRNRAARIGRNPKTGAKVHVPAKRVPYFKPGKDLKELINS